The following DNA comes from Riemerella anatipestifer ATCC 11845 = DSM 15868.
AAGGCTATAAACTAGCGGGCGATGTAGATTTTGACAGCTGTGCTGAAAAAGCCTCATGGATTACGCCTGTACCAGGAGGTGTAGGACCTATGACCAGAGCTATGCTAATGAAAAACACACTATTAGCCTACAAGCACACCATATACAAAGACTAACCATTTGGAAAAGGAACACTTCTTAAATCATATCAGAGAAATCATCTCTCTTTCGAGGGAAGAGTTTGATGAAATTTGGGAATATTTTAGTGTTAAAAACATCAGAAAAAAACAATTCCTAGTACAAGAATACCAAACTTCTAATGAAATTTATTGGGTAGCGTCAGGAATTTTCAAATCCAGTTTCTTTGATACAGATGGTAAAGAACATATTCTCCAGTTTGCCTCTAGTGGATGGTGGACTGGAGATTTTTCCGCATTTTACAAGCAACAAAAAACACAACTTTCCATAGAATGTTTAGAAAACGGTAGCGTACTTGCCATTACTCAACAAAATATGGACATTCTTTGCCAAAAGTTTCCTCTATTAGAAAGATTTTTCAGAATCAAAACTAATTTCGGATATATTGCATTACAAGAACGCATCATTTCCCTTATAACACAATCTGCCAAACAACGCTACCAAAATTTCTTAGAACAATACCCTCATTTAGTACAAAAACTACCTAAACAAACCATTGCTAGTTATCTAGGCGTTTCTAGAGAAACTCTTAGCAGACTTTCTTTAAAGGAATAGTAAGACTTAACTTACTATAAAAATTGCTCTTGTGATTTACCTCACACTTTTTTTGTGATTTATATCCTTAGACCTCTAAGCACATCCATCTATCTTTGCACAAGAAATTAATATTAAACACTAAAAATTAAAAAGATGTCACAAGAATTAAGTAATCAACCTGTATTTGATGGTGTAGGTTATGAGCCTTCTCCACTATCATTATCTATGTTCGTTGCTCCAAAAACCGACTACGATTTCACCCAATACCCTAACGC
Coding sequences within:
- a CDS encoding Crp/Fnr family transcriptional regulator; its protein translation is MEKEHFLNHIREIISLSREEFDEIWEYFSVKNIRKKQFLVQEYQTSNEIYWVASGIFKSSFFDTDGKEHILQFASSGWWTGDFSAFYKQQKTQLSIECLENGSVLAITQQNMDILCQKFPLLERFFRIKTNFGYIALQERIISLITQSAKQRYQNFLEQYPHLVQKLPKQTIASYLGVSRETLSRLSLKE